In the genome of Streptomyces aquilus, the window CGGCGCCGCCGAACTCCTCCGGCACGTTGATGCCGAACAGGCCCAGCTCGGCGAGCTTGTAGTAGAACTCGCGCGGCGCCTGACCGGCCGCGAACCACTCGTCGTAGACGGGGACGACCTCGGCCTCGATGAAGGCCCGGAGGGTCTCCCGGAACGCCTCGTGATCCTCGTTGAACACCGTACGGCGCACCGCCGCCACCTCCACCTGGCTCAGGGTCGCTTGTCTAAGCGCTTGCTCAGAAGACAAAGGTACCGGCCGGTAGGGAGGGCCGTCCAGGGGAACCCGTCCGTAACGCTCGTCACTCCCCCGCGGCTCCGAACGCCCCCCGGGCCATCCGGTGCAGCAGCCCCGCCGTGACCGCGCGGCCCGGCAGGGCCCCGGGGCGGCCCAGGTGCGGGGTCGAGTTCAGCAGGCCGAAGACCGAGTGGACGGCGGACCGGGCGGCGGGTTCCGCGAGGGCCGGGTACACCTCGCGGACGACCTCCACCCACAGCTCGACGTACTGCCGCTGAAGCTGGCGGACCAGCTTGCGGTCGCTGTCGCGGAGGCGGTCCAGCTCGCGGTCGTGCAAGGTGATCAAAGGCCGGTCGTCCAGGGCGAAGTCGATGTGGCCCTCGATGAGGGAGTCGAGGACGTCCGCCGCCGAGGAACCGTCCGCCTCGGCCAGCCGCCGCCTC includes:
- a CDS encoding TetR/AcrR family transcriptional regulator gives rise to the protein MATRTDAPTRREQILKEAARLFAERGFHGVGVDEIGAAVGISGPGLYRHFAGKDAMLAELLVGISEQLLRGARRRLAEADGSSAADVLDSLIEGHIDFALDDRPLITLHDRELDRLRDSDRKLVRQLQRQYVELWVEVVREVYPALAEPAARSAVHSVFGLLNSTPHLGRPGALPGRAVTAGLLHRMARGAFGAAGE